A stretch of DNA from Candidatus Hydrothermales bacterium:
TATAAAAGCTCTCGAGACAGAAAAAGGGTGTATATTTTGTTCTAAACCTCGGGAAGATGACGATAAAAAGAATTTAATTTTAAAGAGGGGAAAAAAAAGTTTTGTAATACTTAATAAGTTCCCCTATAACTCAGGTCACCTAATGATAGCCCCTTTTAGGCACATAGGGAGATTAGAAAGTTTAAAGGATGACGAAATATTAGAGATGATGGATTTTCTGAGGTTGTCTATAAAAATACTAAAGAAAAAATTAAAACCTCACGGATTTAACATAGGAATTAACATAGGGAAGGTTGCAGGAGCTGGTTATCCAGGCCATATACATATACATGTAGTGCCAAGATGGAACGGCGACACAAATTTTATGCCAGT
This window harbors:
- a CDS encoding HIT domain-containing protein, with amino-acid sequence MKKLWAPWRISYIKALETEKGCIFCSKPREDDDKKNLILKRGKKSFVILNKFPYNSGHLMIAPFRHIGRLESLKDDEILEMMDFLRLSIKILKKKLKPHGFNIGINIGKVAGAGYPGHIHIHVVPRWNGDTNFMPVIGDTKVIPEEIDRTFEYLYPLFNE